In Terriglobia bacterium, the following are encoded in one genomic region:
- a CDS encoding Xaa-Pro peptidase family protein, with amino-acid sequence MNYISRQKQLATLLRRGGFDALLITHLPNVLYLCGFTGTAGVLLFQVTDRAHKATFYTDGRYDQQAHDEVQSAKVVVGKKAAFTEGCEGAQKAKVRTLGFEADHLSYSAYKQMGMTVRGKTRLKPAAGLVEQLRLIKDADEIGQIRASVLLAASLFQTALSVIKPGVAETQVAGELELQARRAGAEKMSFDTIVAAGSRSALPHGRASAQPIPPQGFIILDYGVILASYCSDMTRTVHAGPVSRSHRRMYEAVREAQLASIAAVRPGVETGEVDRAGREVLKKAGFDAYFTHSTGHGVGIEVHEQPRLAKGQTQKLAPGMVVTIEPGIYIPEEGGVRIEDMVLVTETGHEVLTPTAKDLITL; translated from the coding sequence ATGAACTACATTTCCCGGCAGAAACAACTTGCAACGTTGCTGCGCAGAGGCGGATTTGACGCACTGCTGATCACTCATCTGCCAAATGTTCTTTATCTTTGCGGGTTCACCGGGACGGCGGGAGTCCTGCTTTTTCAGGTGACCGATCGCGCGCACAAAGCCACTTTCTATACCGATGGCCGCTACGATCAGCAGGCCCATGACGAGGTACAAAGCGCCAAGGTGGTAGTGGGCAAGAAGGCGGCGTTTACTGAGGGCTGCGAAGGCGCGCAGAAAGCCAAAGTTCGCACGCTGGGCTTTGAAGCAGACCACCTTAGCTACAGCGCATACAAGCAAATGGGAATGACAGTGCGCGGCAAGACCAGACTCAAGCCGGCGGCTGGACTGGTGGAGCAGTTGCGGCTGATTAAAGATGCGGACGAAATTGGCCAGATTCGCGCATCCGTGCTGCTGGCAGCCAGCTTGTTCCAGACGGCGCTGTCGGTGATCAAGCCTGGAGTGGCGGAAACGCAGGTTGCCGGCGAACTGGAATTGCAGGCACGACGCGCCGGGGCGGAGAAAATGTCGTTTGACACGATTGTGGCTGCGGGATCGCGCTCAGCCCTGCCGCATGGGCGCGCATCGGCGCAACCCATTCCCCCGCAAGGATTTATTATCCTGGATTACGGTGTTATACTCGCAAGTTACTGTTCCGACATGACTCGTACTGTGCATGCCGGACCGGTTTCCCGGTCGCACAGGCGCATGTATGAGGCCGTGAGGGAAGCCCAACTTGCTTCGATTGCCGCCGTCAGGCCTGGGGTAGAAACCGGTGAAGTGGACCGTGCCGGGCGTGAGGTACTCAAGAAAGCGGGCTTTGACGCTTACTTTACCCATTCCACGGGGCACGGAGTGGGAATTGAGGTCCATGAGCAGCCTAGGCTGGCCAAGGGCCAAACCCAAAAACTTGCGCCGGGGATGGTCGTAACGATTGAGCCGGGCATCTACATTCCTGAAGAGGGTGGAGTCCGCATCGAAGATATGGTTCTTGTCACTGAAACCGGACACGAAGTCCTGACGCCTACCGCAAAGGACCTGATCACGCTTTAA
- a CDS encoding DsbA family protein, whose product MRILVLTLVLTAMAACAAAQCPVSGDASACATPPTSQRPSKPAVAAKAAKPMQPTGKAPAPASPTPANATDSITRTQADAILVELKEIHTLLQKQQPAAPEIDFSKFDFDSFLQVKLAADGRRDNKLGKDEAPVTIVEFSDYQCSHCVKFHSETFDAIKTKYIDTGKVRFVSRDLPLFFHPWAMVAAEASRCAGEQQKYWQMRDALMRRSEELSPAVIEQVARSMPLDMVLYRECAESRKYYSAIRADQEAAMGAQIPATPGFVIGKTVDNVTAGKRVMGALPLADFEKLIEEALAAKP is encoded by the coding sequence ATGCGAATCCTGGTTTTAACTCTTGTCCTGACCGCGATGGCGGCATGTGCCGCCGCGCAATGCCCGGTTTCAGGAGATGCAAGCGCGTGTGCGACGCCGCCAACGTCACAGCGACCCAGCAAGCCGGCCGTTGCCGCTAAGGCAGCCAAACCCATGCAGCCTACGGGCAAAGCACCTGCTCCGGCATCGCCGACGCCGGCCAACGCGACGGACTCAATCACCCGGACCCAGGCCGACGCCATCCTGGTTGAGTTGAAGGAGATCCATACCCTGCTGCAGAAACAGCAGCCGGCTGCGCCGGAGATCGATTTCTCGAAATTCGATTTCGATTCCTTTCTTCAGGTCAAGCTGGCTGCGGATGGCCGCAGGGACAACAAGCTGGGCAAAGACGAAGCTCCAGTCACGATCGTGGAGTTCAGCGATTACCAGTGCAGCCACTGCGTCAAGTTCCACAGCGAGACTTTCGACGCGATTAAGACGAAATACATTGATACCGGTAAGGTGCGGTTTGTGAGCCGCGACCTGCCGCTCTTCTTCCATCCCTGGGCCATGGTTGCAGCTGAGGCTTCCCGCTGTGCCGGAGAGCAGCAGAAGTACTGGCAGATGCGCGATGCGCTCATGCGCCGATCAGAAGAGCTTTCGCCTGCTGTAATCGAGCAGGTGGCCCGGTCGATGCCGCTTGATATGGTCCTGTATCGCGAATGTGCTGAGTCGCGGAAGTACTACTCCGCCATTCGCGCCGACCAGGAGGCGGCCATGGGAGCGCAGATTCCCGCCACGCCTGGTTTTGTCATCGGCAAGACCGTTGATAATGTAACCGCAGGCAAGCGGGTGATGGGAGCACTTCCGCTGGCCGACTTTGAAAAGCTGATTGAAGAAGCGCTGGCGGCGAAGCCCTGA
- the thiE gene encoding thiamine phosphate synthase — protein sequence MLKVPPLYSIIDFGFFAAKPDPITAIVRYAEELIEAGATLIQLRDKSQPEHPRRFLSCARELRRITLDRATLIINDRVDICLAADADGVHLGQDDLSPESARRIFDQVKDGKTRVIGFSTHTLAQLREADTLPIDYIAIGPVFATGSKANPDPVIGLDGVRQARQATKKPLVAIGGITRQNCSQVKAAGADAVAVISDLLESPAKAVADFLRVLG from the coding sequence ATGCTGAAGGTTCCGCCTCTTTACTCGATTATTGACTTTGGCTTCTTTGCCGCCAAGCCCGACCCCATCACGGCCATCGTCCGGTATGCGGAGGAGTTGATAGAGGCAGGCGCGACGTTGATTCAGCTTCGCGATAAATCTCAGCCGGAGCATCCACGAAGATTTCTAAGCTGTGCGCGGGAGCTGCGCCGCATAACGCTCGACAGGGCAACATTGATCATCAACGATCGTGTCGACATCTGCCTTGCGGCCGACGCTGACGGAGTTCATCTGGGACAGGACGATCTCTCGCCTGAGTCGGCACGGAGGATCTTTGATCAGGTGAAAGATGGAAAGACCCGAGTCATCGGCTTTTCTACTCACACCCTCGCGCAACTTCGCGAAGCTGACACTCTTCCGATCGACTACATTGCCATTGGGCCGGTGTTTGCCACGGGATCAAAAGCTAATCCTGATCCGGTAATAGGACTGGACGGCGTGAGGCAGGCGCGGCAGGCTACGAAGAAACCCTTAGTCGCCATTGGCGGCATTACCCGCCAGAATTGCTCTCAGGTAAAGGCCGCAGGCGCGGACGCAGTGGCCGTGATTTCTGACCTTCTTGAGTCCCCGGCAAAAGCAGTTGCGGATTTTCTGCGCGTTTTGGGGTAA
- a CDS encoding amino acid permease, giving the protein MPSSVEVRTTPPQGASGAPELVKGLGLTSATTLVMGSMIGSGIFIVSAEIAREVNSPALLIGAWLVTGFMTIVGALSYGELAAMMPRAGGQYVYLRESLGSLWGFLYGWTLFLVIQTGTVAAVGVAFGKFLGYFFPSVSAENWILHIAHVPPIPIGPMVLGNMDVGLNTQNLCGIVIVIFLTVLNIFGLKLGAAVQNLFTIAKVSALAGLVITGLFIARNAQAIAANFGNFWRLGSPHSATGTAAGPFVGVLTILAVAQVGSLFSADAWNNVTFTAGEVKDPKRNLPLSLAIGTGVVILLYVASNFIYLAHLPFDGNMNGADVVSRGIKYAASDRVGTAVLQQMFGSSGGGLMAIAILISTFGCCNGLILSGARVYYAMAKDGLFFKSTGKVHPKYLTPKNALIVQGIWTCILCLSGTYGQLLDYIIFAVLVFYILTIGGLFVLRRTKPEAERPYRAIGYPVLPAIYIVMALFIDIVLLLYKPQYTWPGLIIVLLGIPVYFVWSRRSAGAQA; this is encoded by the coding sequence ATGCCTTCATCCGTGGAAGTTCGCACCACGCCGCCTCAGGGCGCATCTGGCGCGCCTGAATTGGTAAAAGGCCTGGGACTCACCAGTGCCACCACCCTGGTCATGGGATCAATGATCGGTTCCGGCATCTTTATTGTGTCGGCGGAGATTGCCCGCGAGGTCAACTCTCCCGCGCTGCTGATTGGCGCGTGGCTGGTCACCGGCTTTATGACGATTGTGGGCGCGCTCTCATACGGCGAGCTTGCCGCCATGATGCCCCGCGCCGGTGGACAATACGTTTATCTGCGTGAATCACTGGGGTCACTCTGGGGCTTCTTGTATGGATGGACTTTGTTCCTCGTTATCCAGACCGGGACAGTGGCCGCCGTGGGCGTGGCGTTCGGCAAATTCCTGGGATATTTCTTCCCCTCAGTCTCCGCTGAAAATTGGATCCTGCACATCGCGCATGTTCCGCCGATCCCCATTGGCCCCATGGTGCTGGGCAACATGGATGTGGGCCTGAACACGCAGAACCTTTGCGGCATTGTGATTGTGATTTTTCTCACGGTGCTGAATATTTTTGGATTGAAGCTGGGCGCTGCCGTGCAGAACCTGTTTACCATTGCCAAGGTATCGGCGCTGGCAGGCCTGGTGATCACGGGCCTTTTCATTGCTCGAAACGCGCAGGCCATTGCGGCGAACTTTGGCAACTTCTGGCGTCTGGGTTCGCCGCACTCAGCCACCGGCACCGCCGCTGGACCATTTGTTGGCGTGTTGACGATTTTGGCCGTGGCGCAGGTAGGGTCGCTGTTCTCCGCAGATGCATGGAACAACGTGACGTTTACCGCCGGTGAGGTAAAAGATCCCAAACGTAATTTACCGCTTTCTTTGGCGATCGGGACCGGCGTCGTGATTTTGCTTTACGTCGCTTCGAACTTTATTTATCTGGCGCACCTGCCTTTTGACGGCAACATGAACGGCGCAGACGTTGTGAGCCGCGGCATCAAGTATGCAGCTTCAGATCGCGTGGGTACCGCCGTCTTGCAGCAGATGTTTGGCTCCAGCGGTGGCGGACTGATGGCCATCGCCATTCTGATTTCCACGTTTGGCTGCTGCAACGGGCTGATCCTGAGTGGCGCTCGCGTTTACTACGCCATGGCCAAAGACGGCCTGTTTTTTAAATCGACGGGGAAAGTTCATCCCAAGTACCTGACGCCGAAGAATGCGCTGATTGTGCAGGGAATCTGGACATGCATTCTGTGCCTCTCCGGGACCTATGGACAGTTGCTGGACTACATCATTTTTGCCGTGTTGGTCTTTTATATATTGACGATCGGTGGTCTGTTTGTTTTGCGGCGCACCAAACCAGAGGCCGAAAGGCCGTATCGTGCCATCGGCTATCCGGTGCTGCCGGCCATTTATATTGTGATGGCTTTATTCATCGATATCGTATTATTGCTCTACAAACCGCAATACACATGGCCGGGCTTGATCATCGTTCTGCTGGGAATTCCGGTCTATTTCGTGTGGTCGCGCCGTAGCGCGGGTGCACAAGCCTAA
- a CDS encoding helix-turn-helix domain-containing protein codes for MAKDTELERKFFAALGQRIQVLRKRRGYSQEDMISFGYTVRYWQRLESGKPITLRTLLRICGILGTTAETVVRGLGPEAVKRPVKR; via the coding sequence TTGGCCAAAGACACCGAACTCGAGCGCAAATTCTTTGCCGCCCTGGGACAGCGTATTCAGGTCCTGCGAAAGCGCCGCGGCTACAGCCAGGAAGACATGATTTCCTTTGGCTATACCGTGCGCTACTGGCAGCGGCTCGAGTCCGGCAAGCCCATCACTCTGCGGACGTTGCTGCGCATCTGCGGCATCCTGGGCACGACCGCGGAAACCGTAGTGCGCGGATTGGGTCCGGAAGCCGTTAAAAGACCTGTCAAACGCTAG
- the accB gene encoding acetyl-CoA carboxylase biotin carboxyl carrier protein yields the protein MNQKELKELIDFLIEKDISEFELERGDVKVRIKRGGEMAAPVITHAVPMAAMPMTASPAQASHAPASAAPPASAPPPPKAAAEEELHTVKSPIVGTFYEAPGPGALPFVKPGDQVAAGQVLCIIEAMKLMNEIEADASGEVVKVLVNNGQPVEYGQPLFAIRPRK from the coding sequence ATGAATCAGAAAGAGCTGAAAGAGCTTATCGATTTCCTGATAGAAAAAGATATTTCGGAGTTTGAGCTTGAGCGCGGGGACGTAAAGGTCCGCATTAAGCGAGGCGGCGAGATGGCGGCCCCGGTGATAACACATGCCGTGCCGATGGCGGCCATGCCGATGACGGCTTCTCCAGCCCAAGCCAGCCATGCGCCTGCCTCGGCAGCTCCGCCTGCAAGCGCTCCACCGCCCCCCAAGGCAGCCGCGGAAGAAGAGCTGCATACGGTGAAATCTCCGATAGTCGGAACATTCTATGAAGCCCCCGGTCCGGGCGCTTTGCCCTTTGTGAAACCCGGTGATCAGGTGGCCGCAGGCCAGGTGCTTTGCATCATCGAGGCCATGAAGCTCATGAATGAAATTGAAGCTGACGCCTCCGGCGAAGTGGTGAAGGTGCTGGTCAACAATGGACAGCCGGTTGAATACGGACAACCGCTCTTTGCGATACGGCCAAGAAAGTAA
- the accC gene encoding acetyl-CoA carboxylase biotin carboxylase subunit, with amino-acid sequence MFKKILIANRGEIALRVICACKELGVKTVAVYSDADRNSLHVRFADEAICIGPPRSSESYLNIPAVISAAEITNVDAIHPGYGLLSENANFAEVCESSHIKFIGPPPEVIRLMGEKEKARQAMKKAKVPILPGSDGVIATAEEAREWATQIGYPVIVKASAGGGGRGMRVIRNESELEGSFNSAQSEAAAAFGNGNLYMEKFIEQPRHIEFQVLGDSHGRVISLGERECSIQRRHQKLLEESPSTRVTEEMRSEIGKGLEKSLSEIGYVNAGTVEFLMDEDGSLHFIEMNTRIQVEHPVTEMVTSLDLVKSQILLATGAKITDIIPKIDRKGQRGHAIECRINAEHPEKFTPSAGKIKTFHIPGGLGVRVDTAAYAEGVIPPYYDSLIAKLITFGKDRPEAIMRMQRALEMFIVEGIHTTIPLHRRILADAEFRAGNIDTKYVERLLARMQEERAEVVALT; translated from the coding sequence ATGTTCAAGAAGATTTTGATAGCGAACCGTGGTGAAATTGCCCTGCGCGTGATCTGCGCCTGCAAAGAGCTGGGCGTGAAGACCGTTGCCGTTTACAGTGACGCTGACCGAAACTCGCTCCACGTACGCTTTGCCGATGAAGCCATTTGCATTGGGCCGCCGCGCTCTTCTGAAAGCTATCTCAATATTCCTGCCGTGATCAGCGCGGCTGAAATCACCAACGTTGACGCCATTCATCCGGGCTATGGACTGCTGAGCGAAAATGCAAATTTCGCGGAAGTCTGCGAGAGTTCGCATATCAAATTTATTGGGCCGCCGCCGGAAGTCATCCGACTGATGGGCGAAAAAGAAAAAGCGCGCCAGGCGATGAAGAAAGCCAAGGTCCCGATCCTGCCGGGATCGGACGGCGTGATTGCCACGGCAGAAGAAGCGCGGGAGTGGGCCACGCAAATCGGCTATCCAGTGATTGTGAAGGCGTCTGCCGGGGGTGGCGGGCGCGGTATGCGCGTCATCCGCAATGAATCCGAGCTTGAGGGCTCGTTTAACTCTGCGCAATCCGAGGCCGCAGCGGCTTTTGGCAACGGCAATCTCTACATGGAAAAATTTATCGAGCAGCCGCGCCATATTGAATTCCAGGTGCTGGGCGACTCACATGGACGCGTGATCAGCCTGGGTGAGCGCGAATGCAGCATCCAGCGCAGACACCAGAAGCTGCTGGAAGAATCACCTTCCACGCGCGTAACAGAAGAGATGCGCAGCGAAATCGGCAAGGGATTGGAAAAGTCTCTGTCTGAAATCGGTTACGTCAATGCCGGCACGGTCGAATTTCTGATGGACGAAGACGGCAGTCTCCACTTTATTGAGATGAACACACGCATCCAGGTGGAGCATCCGGTCACGGAGATGGTGACGAGCCTCGATCTGGTGAAATCGCAGATCCTGCTGGCCACGGGCGCCAAAATTACTGACATCATTCCCAAGATTGACCGCAAAGGCCAGCGCGGACACGCCATTGAGTGCCGCATCAACGCCGAACATCCGGAAAAATTCACGCCCTCCGCGGGCAAGATCAAGACGTTCCACATTCCCGGCGGGCTGGGCGTGCGCGTGGACACCGCCGCTTATGCCGAGGGTGTGATCCCGCCTTATTACGATTCGCTCATTGCCAAGCTGATTACCTTTGGCAAGGACCGTCCCGAGGCTATTATGCGCATGCAGCGCGCGCTGGAAATGTTTATCGTGGAAGGCATTCATACCACGATCCCTCTACACCGCCGTATTCTGGCGGATGCCGAATTCCGTGCCGGCAACATTGATACCAAATACGTTGAGCGGCTGCTGGCGCGCATGCAGGAAGAGCGCGCTGAAGTGGTCGCGCTCACCTAA
- a CDS encoding TonB-dependent receptor: MLKKVAFSPLMLSLLVLVFAATAFSQTTASIQGTVSDQSGAAVVGAKVTVKNTALGIERTTQTNSSGSYEVPALPPGNYTVQVEQTGFETQVAKNLVLQVSQNSVQNFGLKVASTSEVVTVEATAPIIESTTITVGQTINQRTVQEIPLNGRHFVDLGLLIPGSVTPPQNGFLTAPLRGQGSFAFNTAGNREDTVNFMVNGINLNDMVQNQITFQPSINTVSEFKVDNSTYSAEYGRNSGAIVNIATRSGSNDYHGEVFEFIRNNALDARNFFNPVGTAMSPFKRNQFGAAFGGPIKQNKTFFFLSYEGLRQRQGLTLSTNVLSATQRATVTAGGNATSQAILGLIPTANDPTGTKFLGSATAPVDIDQGTADISHNFTSNLRLHGYYAAQHDLRQEPTLQGNTIPNFGDTRESKRQIATLGLDQTLSSSMVNEARLGFNRIHITFSPNDTTNPVAFGIQDGLNFNAGLPQITIGGTGVNLGGPTGFPQGRGDTTAVVADTLSYIKGRHSFKFGGEFRRFYNNNFNGDPGTLAFNSITDFAAGRALSFTLSAGNLPSRIATGELGFFAQDSWKVFQRLTLELGLRYDWNQTPTEALDRFSNLIVSGGQANLVQVSSPYKQNNMNFQPRLGFAFDVFGSGKTIVRSGYAILTDQPITNLVTGLTGNPPFGNPQAFNGVASNPLSRTTYNTLLVDAKAGGLAPTVVDPNFNNSYVESYNLNIQQQINKSWSMMVGYFGSEGHDLRTRVNLNQFVAFGPGPTFTGIRPFPTLSATSPILPGANVGNISDNVSNGNSSYNALWISSNMRPWHGLQFNASYTYSKSIDFTSQNGQGVVVQDSSNPAGDRGLSDFDARNRFVVNFIYDLPAFRHNRLFEGWQLGSIISDQSGNPVDLVVTGISGLTGLATLRPDQIGAVQIVNQPTSNGNIQYFAPSLCDPTRAFSPSCSGATFSISTTSGTLHFGNQGRNSIIGPGFNNVDFSLIKKTKINERFSHEMRFEAFDLLNHPNFGQPGRGAQLVATNPALPVSATNPLIPVSTFGVISSTRFPTGDSGSSRQLQFAMKLIF, from the coding sequence ATGTTAAAGAAGGTAGCCTTTTCCCCGTTAATGCTGTCGCTGCTTGTTCTGGTGTTTGCAGCGACCGCATTTTCCCAAACGACAGCCAGTATCCAAGGAACGGTATCAGATCAAAGCGGCGCCGCGGTAGTTGGCGCCAAGGTGACGGTGAAGAACACAGCTCTGGGAATTGAGCGCACCACGCAGACCAATTCCTCTGGATCCTATGAAGTTCCTGCTCTGCCGCCAGGAAACTACACCGTTCAAGTAGAGCAGACAGGCTTTGAGACACAAGTGGCTAAAAATCTGGTGCTTCAGGTCAGCCAGAACTCTGTCCAGAACTTTGGTTTGAAGGTGGCGAGCACCTCAGAAGTTGTCACAGTTGAAGCAACCGCACCGATAATCGAATCGACGACGATTACAGTCGGACAAACCATTAACCAGCGGACGGTGCAGGAGATCCCATTGAATGGGCGTCATTTTGTAGACTTGGGTCTGCTGATTCCCGGTTCAGTCACTCCGCCGCAGAACGGCTTTCTCACCGCTCCTCTTCGCGGCCAGGGATCATTTGCCTTCAACACGGCAGGCAATCGCGAAGACACCGTTAACTTCATGGTAAATGGCATCAACCTGAATGACATGGTGCAGAACCAGATTACGTTTCAGCCTTCGATCAACACGGTTTCCGAATTCAAGGTGGATAACTCTACCTACAGCGCTGAGTATGGCCGCAACTCCGGCGCAATCGTAAACATCGCGACGCGCTCTGGATCTAATGATTACCATGGCGAGGTCTTTGAATTCATCCGCAACAACGCTCTGGATGCCAGAAATTTCTTTAATCCAGTTGGAACTGCCATGTCGCCCTTTAAGCGCAACCAGTTTGGCGCTGCGTTTGGCGGACCGATTAAACAAAACAAGACTTTCTTTTTCCTGAGCTATGAAGGACTTCGCCAGCGCCAGGGACTGACGCTGAGCACCAACGTTTTGTCGGCGACACAACGCGCCACGGTTACGGCGGGTGGGAATGCCACCAGCCAGGCAATTCTCGGTTTGATCCCGACTGCTAATGATCCTACCGGTACGAAATTCCTGGGCTCCGCTACCGCCCCAGTTGATATCGATCAGGGAACCGCAGACATCAGCCACAACTTCACCAGCAACCTGAGACTGCACGGCTACTATGCCGCGCAACATGACCTGCGCCAGGAGCCCACGTTGCAGGGCAACACCATACCAAATTTCGGCGATACGCGTGAGTCGAAGCGGCAGATTGCTACCCTCGGCCTGGATCAGACGCTGTCTTCCAGCATGGTGAATGAAGCCCGCCTGGGTTTCAACCGCATACACATCACGTTTTCGCCCAATGACACGACGAACCCCGTAGCTTTTGGTATTCAGGACGGACTTAATTTCAATGCTGGGTTGCCGCAAATCACCATCGGAGGGACTGGTGTTAATCTGGGCGGACCTACTGGTTTCCCCCAGGGGCGTGGTGATACAACCGCAGTGGTTGCTGATACGCTGAGCTACATCAAAGGGCGCCACTCCTTCAAGTTTGGCGGAGAGTTCCGCCGCTTCTACAACAATAACTTCAACGGTGACCCGGGCACATTGGCGTTTAACAGCATCACTGATTTTGCCGCCGGTCGCGCTTTGAGCTTTACGCTATCGGCCGGAAACCTGCCAAGCCGCATCGCTACTGGCGAATTGGGGTTCTTTGCCCAGGACAGCTGGAAGGTTTTTCAACGGTTGACCCTGGAACTCGGGCTGCGCTATGACTGGAACCAGACGCCTACGGAAGCTCTGGATCGATTCTCAAACCTGATTGTTAGCGGTGGGCAAGCCAACCTTGTTCAAGTCAGCTCACCATACAAACAGAACAATATGAACTTCCAGCCTCGTCTGGGGTTCGCGTTTGACGTATTCGGATCTGGCAAGACAATCGTGCGTTCTGGCTATGCGATTCTGACCGATCAGCCCATTACCAATCTCGTGACAGGTTTGACGGGAAATCCGCCGTTTGGGAACCCCCAGGCATTTAATGGTGTCGCTTCGAACCCATTAAGCCGCACAACGTATAACACGCTCTTGGTGGATGCGAAGGCCGGCGGCTTGGCGCCAACGGTTGTTGATCCTAATTTCAACAATTCATATGTTGAATCCTATAACTTGAACATCCAGCAACAAATCAATAAGAGCTGGAGCATGATGGTGGGTTACTTTGGGTCGGAAGGGCACGACCTTCGCACCAGAGTGAACCTGAACCAATTTGTGGCCTTTGGTCCTGGACCAACATTCACAGGAATTCGGCCGTTTCCGACTCTATCTGCCACCAGCCCAATTCTGCCTGGAGCAAACGTCGGCAACATCTCGGACAACGTCAGCAATGGCAATTCGTCTTATAACGCGTTATGGATCAGCTCAAACATGCGTCCATGGCACGGGTTGCAGTTCAATGCTTCCTATACCTATTCCAAGTCAATCGATTTCACCTCACAAAACGGGCAAGGTGTTGTGGTCCAGGACAGCTCCAACCCCGCTGGAGACAGAGGGCTTTCTGACTTCGACGCGCGCAATCGCTTTGTCGTGAACTTCATCTATGATTTGCCGGCCTTCCGGCACAATCGTCTATTTGAAGGTTGGCAATTGGGAAGCATTATTTCCGACCAGAGCGGCAACCCGGTCGATCTGGTGGTTACCGGCATTTCCGGGCTCACCGGCTTAGCAACCTTGCGCCCCGACCAGATTGGTGCGGTTCAGATTGTGAATCAGCCAACCTCAAATGGCAACATTCAATACTTTGCGCCGTCGCTCTGCGATCCAACCCGGGCGTTTTCACCGAGTTGCTCGGGAGCCACGTTCTCAATTTCAACCACGTCCGGTACTTTGCACTTTGGCAACCAAGGCCGTAACTCGATCATTGGACCGGGCTTCAACAACGTGGACTTTTCGTTGATTAAGAAGACCAAGATCAACGAACGGTTTTCACACGAAATGCGTTTCGAGGCTTTTGACCTTCTCAATCATCCAAACTTTGGTCAGCCCGGTCGCGGAGCACAACTCGTAGCCACAAACCCGGCACTGCCAGTAAGCGCAACAAATCCGTTGATTCCCGTTTCGACGTTTGGAGTAATTAGCAGTACCCGCTTCCCAACCGGCGATTCTGGGTCTTCACGGCAGTTGCAGTTCGCGATGAAGCTGATCTTCTAG
- a CDS encoding aldo/keto reductase produces the protein MLPQRKLGKQGLKVSALGLGCMGMSEFYGAGDEQESIATIHRSIELGCTFLDTADMYGSGKNEELVGRAIKDRRQKVVLATKFGNVRGPNGEFLGVKGTPEYVKQACDASLKRLGIDVIDLYYQHRVDKTVPIEDTVGAMAELVKAGKVRYLGLSEASPKTIRRAHKIHPISALQTEYSLWERDPEDEILATVRELGIGFVSYSPLGRGFLTGQFKRFEDLAADDFRRMSPRFQGENFQKNLDLVAKIEEIAREKKCTAAQLALAWVLAQRDDIVPIPGTKRRKYLEENLEAISIKLTPDDLARIDKVAPKGVAAGMRYAERAMAALDR, from the coding sequence ATGCTTCCTCAAAGAAAACTTGGCAAACAAGGCTTAAAGGTTTCGGCGCTTGGTCTCGGCTGCATGGGCATGTCAGAGTTTTATGGCGCGGGCGACGAGCAGGAATCCATCGCAACCATCCATCGTTCCATCGAACTGGGCTGCACGTTTCTTGATACGGCCGACATGTACGGCTCCGGCAAAAATGAAGAGCTGGTGGGGCGCGCCATCAAAGACCGTCGGCAGAAAGTCGTGCTGGCCACCAAGTTCGGCAACGTGCGCGGACCGAATGGCGAATTCCTGGGCGTAAAAGGCACGCCGGAATACGTGAAGCAGGCCTGCGATGCCAGCCTGAAGCGCCTGGGCATTGACGTGATCGATCTTTACTATCAGCATCGCGTCGATAAAACCGTGCCTATTGAAGACACCGTGGGCGCCATGGCCGAACTAGTCAAGGCCGGTAAGGTGCGTTATCTGGGATTGTCCGAGGCGTCGCCCAAAACGATTCGCCGCGCGCACAAGATCCATCCCATTTCCGCGCTGCAGACCGAGTACTCACTGTGGGAGCGTGATCCCGAAGATGAAATCCTGGCCACCGTGCGCGAACTCGGCATCGGCTTTGTGTCTTACAGTCCGCTCGGTCGCGGCTTTCTTACCGGGCAATTCAAGCGCTTTGAAGACCTGGCTGCAGACGACTTCCGCCGCATGTCTCCGCGCTTTCAAGGCGAAAACTTCCAGAAGAACCTTGACCTGGTGGCGAAGATAGAAGAGATTGCGCGCGAGAAAAAGTGCACTGCCGCTCAGCTTGCCCTCGCGTGGGTACTGGCGCAGAGAGACGACATCGTGCCCATTCCCGGAACCAAGCGCCGCAAATATCTGGAAGAGAACCTGGAGGCCATCAGCATCAAGCTAACGCCGGACGATCTGGCACGCATCGATAAAGTTGCCCCCAAGGGCGTTGCCGCGGGCATGCGCTATGCGGAGCGAGCGATGGCAGCATTGGATAGATAA